A part of Jiangella alba genomic DNA contains:
- a CDS encoding L,D-transpeptidase, protein MRLRPTLHRVALVLSAAVLLTACSGSDDSGSGGATAQAEGPKAQRIPLQLDGITDEVAFGTPLQFTVPNGHIDSVEVAPEGGEPVDGQVGDDGSSWASAAPLEPGASYAVTVVASDRLGMEHTLTDAFAVGAVPDGDRLTLSMQPADGSVVGVGAPVTVRFDQEVTERENVEQALHIASNPQVEGSWHWVSSQEVHFRPKEYWPSGTQVRVDLDLNGVQAGDDLWGGRAYDLDFTVGKSQVAAVDAATHSVTYSVDGAAVATWDTSLGAPEFATRNGTYIVLEKFETRQMTSCNANITCDPGDPNYYDLEVPNSVRLTWSGTFVHSASWSEGSQGSANVSHGCINLSQANGATFFQLAQYGDIVTVANSTRGPEDLLERGDPGMADWNLGWDQLVADSALGAPITTDAL, encoded by the coding sequence ATGCGCCTGCGTCCGACGCTCCACCGGGTCGCGCTCGTCCTGAGCGCGGCGGTGCTGCTGACCGCGTGCAGCGGCTCCGACGACTCCGGGTCCGGCGGCGCCACCGCCCAGGCCGAGGGTCCCAAGGCACAGCGGATCCCGCTGCAGCTCGACGGCATCACCGACGAGGTGGCGTTCGGCACGCCGCTGCAGTTCACCGTCCCCAACGGCCACATAGACTCCGTCGAGGTCGCACCCGAGGGCGGTGAACCGGTCGACGGCCAGGTCGGCGACGACGGCAGCAGCTGGGCCAGCGCGGCGCCGCTCGAGCCCGGCGCCTCGTACGCCGTCACGGTGGTCGCGTCCGACCGCCTCGGCATGGAGCACACGCTCACCGACGCGTTCGCCGTCGGCGCCGTGCCCGACGGCGACCGCCTCACGCTGAGCATGCAGCCCGCCGACGGCTCCGTCGTCGGCGTGGGCGCGCCGGTCACCGTCCGGTTCGACCAGGAGGTCACCGAGCGCGAGAACGTCGAGCAGGCCCTGCACATCGCGTCGAACCCGCAGGTCGAGGGGTCGTGGCACTGGGTGAGCTCGCAGGAGGTGCACTTCCGGCCCAAGGAGTACTGGCCGTCCGGCACCCAGGTGCGGGTCGACCTCGACCTCAACGGTGTCCAGGCCGGCGACGACCTCTGGGGCGGGCGCGCCTACGACCTCGACTTCACCGTCGGCAAGTCCCAGGTCGCCGCCGTCGACGCCGCCACCCACTCCGTCACCTACAGCGTCGACGGCGCCGCCGTCGCCACCTGGGACACCAGCCTCGGCGCGCCCGAGTTCGCCACCCGCAACGGCACCTACATCGTGCTGGAGAAGTTCGAGACGCGGCAGATGACGTCGTGCAACGCGAACATCACCTGCGATCCCGGCGATCCCAACTACTACGACCTCGAGGTGCCCAACTCCGTCCGCCTCACCTGGAGCGGCACGTTCGTCCACTCGGCGTCGTGGTCCGAGGGGTCACAGGGCTCGGCCAACGTGTCGCACGGCTGCATCAACCTCAGCCAGGCCAACGGCGCCACGTTCTTCCAGCTCGCGCAGTACGGCGACATCGTCACCGTCGCCAACTCCACCCGTGGCCCGGAAGACCTCCTCGAGCGCGGCGACCCCGGCATGGCCGACTGGAACCTCGGCTGGGACCAGCTCGTGGCCGACTCCGCCCTCGGCGCGCCCATCACCACCGACGCGCTCTGA
- a CDS encoding winged helix-turn-helix transcriptional regulator, whose product MSDTHTGVPSVVAAPLPTPVPADEHEQCPVTDVLRRIGDKWTVLVVVLLGRRPYRFNELHRGIQGISQRMLTRTLRALEDDGLVRREVFPTVPPGVEYSLTPLGESLLVPLSAVADWAVGHRDEIARARLAAGAGPDRPE is encoded by the coding sequence ATGTCCGATACGCACACCGGTGTGCCCTCGGTGGTCGCAGCACCGCTGCCCACCCCGGTGCCGGCGGACGAGCACGAGCAGTGCCCCGTCACCGACGTGCTCCGCCGCATCGGCGACAAGTGGACCGTGCTGGTGGTCGTCCTGCTCGGCCGCCGCCCCTACCGGTTCAACGAGTTGCACCGCGGCATCCAGGGCATCAGCCAGCGCATGCTGACCCGGACCCTGCGCGCTCTGGAGGACGACGGCCTGGTGCGCCGGGAGGTGTTCCCGACCGTGCCGCCGGGGGTGGAGTACAGCCTCACCCCGCTGGGCGAGTCGCTGCTCGTTCCGCTCTCCGCTGTCGCCGACTGGGCCGTGGGGCACCGCGACGAGATCGCGCGCGCCCGACTGGCCGCGGGCGCGGGGCCTGACCGGCCGGAATGA
- a CDS encoding SDR family NAD(P)-dependent oxidoreductase, whose amino-acid sequence MDSRTIVISGGTDGMGRALALRRLAKGDHVIAVGSNAEKGARLVADAAVRGRAEFVRADLTTVAGTRSVIRAIEASTDVVDALVLCANRVRPGRVETAEGFESTFALYYLSRYLLSHGLTPALEQSTSPVVVNVAGVGTRKGAIHWDDLQLTRRYRAVAAQLQAGRANDLLGVGYAAQHGGRVPYVLYHPGFTRSGDLSTLPRPTRTAIRVAARLFARPVEAAVAPIDRFIDAPPPAPLTAVDRDRHLPLTLPTLDPDRAGRLAERTAALLDHLDGVRGR is encoded by the coding sequence ATGGATTCGCGCACCATCGTGATCAGCGGCGGCACCGACGGCATGGGCCGGGCGCTCGCCCTGCGCCGGCTGGCCAAGGGCGACCACGTGATCGCCGTCGGCAGCAACGCGGAGAAGGGCGCCCGGCTGGTCGCCGACGCCGCCGTCCGCGGGCGGGCCGAGTTCGTCCGCGCCGACCTCACCACCGTCGCGGGCACCCGGTCCGTCATCCGCGCGATCGAGGCGTCCACCGACGTCGTCGACGCCCTGGTGCTGTGCGCGAACCGGGTGCGGCCGGGACGGGTCGAGACCGCGGAGGGATTCGAGAGCACCTTCGCCCTCTACTACCTGAGCCGGTACCTGCTCAGTCACGGGCTCACCCCGGCGCTGGAGCAGAGCACGTCCCCCGTCGTCGTCAACGTCGCCGGAGTCGGCACCCGCAAGGGCGCGATCCACTGGGACGACCTGCAGCTGACCCGGCGCTACCGTGCGGTGGCCGCGCAGCTGCAAGCCGGTCGCGCCAACGACCTGCTCGGCGTCGGCTACGCCGCCCAGCACGGTGGCCGCGTGCCGTACGTCCTCTACCACCCGGGCTTCACCCGCAGCGGCGACCTCTCCACGCTGCCGCGGCCCACCCGCACCGCGATCCGGGTGGCGGCCCGGCTGTTCGCCCGGCCGGTCGAGGCCGCGGTGGCGCCGATCGACAGGTTCATCGACGCGCCGCCGCCGGCGCCGCTGACCGCCGTCGATCGCGACCGGCATCTGCCCCTCACCCTGCCGACGCTCGACCCGGACCGGGCCGGTCGGCTGGCTGAGCGAACCGCGGCGCTGCTCGATCACCTCGACGGCGTGCGCGGGCGCTGA
- a CDS encoding helix-turn-helix transcriptional regulator: protein MIPKRSDVRVVDSRAPEYQRLYATLKQLRVERNLTQTQLGERIGLTQRKVSLFESGDRRIDVIELIRYARGLDLDLTDVLDRAEIDHTRPA from the coding sequence ATGATCCCCAAGCGGTCGGATGTGCGGGTGGTGGACAGCCGGGCTCCCGAGTACCAGCGGCTCTATGCCACGCTGAAGCAGCTTCGGGTCGAGCGCAACCTCACCCAGACCCAGCTCGGTGAGCGCATCGGGCTCACCCAGCGGAAGGTGTCGCTGTTCGAGTCGGGCGACCGGCGCATCGACGTGATCGAGCTGATCCGCTACGCCCGTGGCCTCGACCTGGACCTCACCGACGTGCTCGACCGCGCGGAGATCGACCACACGCGGCCGGCCTAG
- a CDS encoding response regulator, with protein MESAGRVLVVDDDAGIRKTLALNLKARGYTADLAGTGEQALQLAARHHPDAVILDLGLPSMDGLDVVRGIRGWSSVPIVVLSGRGTEAAKVEALDLGADDYVTKPFGMDELFARLRAATRRAVLPDGDAVVSTPDFVIDFAAKRVVRDGAAVRLTPRQWHIVEVLVRHSGRLVTYEQLLREVWGPAYGTETNYLRVFMTQIRQRLEPEPSTPRYFITEPGLGYRFQLPEDVL; from the coding sequence ATGGAGTCGGCCGGCCGGGTGCTCGTCGTCGATGACGACGCCGGCATCCGCAAGACCCTCGCCCTCAACCTCAAGGCCCGGGGCTACACCGCCGATCTCGCCGGCACCGGCGAGCAGGCCCTGCAACTGGCCGCCCGGCACCACCCCGACGCCGTCATCCTCGACCTCGGGCTGCCCAGCATGGACGGCCTCGACGTCGTGCGCGGCATCCGCGGCTGGTCGTCGGTGCCCATCGTCGTGCTGTCCGGACGGGGGACCGAGGCGGCCAAGGTCGAGGCGCTCGACCTCGGCGCCGACGACTACGTCACCAAGCCGTTCGGCATGGACGAGCTGTTCGCCCGCCTGCGCGCCGCCACCCGGCGCGCCGTCCTGCCCGACGGCGACGCGGTGGTCTCGACGCCCGACTTCGTCATCGACTTCGCCGCGAAGCGGGTCGTCCGCGACGGCGCCGCCGTCCGGCTGACGCCGCGGCAGTGGCACATCGTCGAGGTGCTGGTGCGGCACAGCGGGCGGCTGGTGACGTACGAGCAGCTGCTGCGGGAGGTCTGGGGTCCGGCTTACGGCACCGAGACGAACTACCTGCGGGTGTTCATGACGCAGATCCGGCAGCGGCTGGAGCCCGAGCCGTCGACGCCGCGCTACTTCATCACCGAGCCGGGGCTGGGATACCGCTTCCAGCTGCCCGAGGACGTCCTGTAA
- a CDS encoding SRPBCC domain-containing protein, with protein sequence MSGEVIREVDIAAPVERVWELVTRPEHVRVWWAFDGATIDLRPGGAIVHHWNEHGTYRGIIEKVEPPYRLTYWYATAPDAAPVPGRQTHVAVELWATAEGGTTVRVTESGFGDLTLTDDERDSHIVATENGWGGGLETLSDLARKQEV encoded by the coding sequence GTGTCAGGCGAGGTCATTCGCGAAGTGGACATCGCGGCGCCGGTGGAACGGGTCTGGGAGCTCGTCACCCGTCCGGAGCACGTGCGGGTCTGGTGGGCGTTCGACGGCGCGACCATCGACCTGCGGCCGGGCGGCGCCATCGTCCACCACTGGAACGAGCACGGCACGTATCGCGGCATCATCGAGAAGGTCGAGCCGCCGTACCGCCTGACGTACTGGTACGCCACCGCGCCCGACGCGGCGCCGGTGCCGGGCCGTCAGACGCACGTCGCCGTCGAGCTCTGGGCGACGGCCGAAGGCGGCACGACGGTGCGGGTCACCGAGAGCGGGTTCGGCGACCTCACCCTCACCGATGACGAGCGAGACTCCCACATCGTGGCGACGGAGAACGGCTGGGGCGGCGGGTTGGAGACGCTGTCCGACCTCGCCCGGAAGCAGGAGGTGTGA
- a CDS encoding ArsR/SmtB family transcription factor — MEGGAADAGPARGGAAGGGRGGLGPDRWATAGEPLAVGRVHGAALPTGEDPPVAVFAALADPMRWRLLALLADHEHSASALARQLPISRPGVLKHLAVLERGDLVQKHRAGREVRYGVRPERLADTARWIEATATAWDHRLDALRRLAEGDAGSTGPGAGSVVPDV, encoded by the coding sequence GTGGAGGGCGGCGCGGCGGACGCTGGCCCGGCGCGAGGCGGCGCCGCTGGCGGCGGTCGCGGCGGCCTGGGGCCGGACCGCTGGGCGACGGCCGGTGAGCCGCTTGCCGTCGGCCGGGTGCATGGTGCCGCCCTGCCCACTGGCGAGGATCCGCCCGTCGCGGTGTTCGCGGCGCTGGCCGATCCCATGCGCTGGCGCCTCCTCGCGCTCCTCGCCGACCACGAGCACAGTGCGTCCGCGCTGGCCCGCCAGTTGCCGATCAGCCGCCCCGGCGTGCTCAAACACCTCGCCGTCCTCGAGCGGGGTGACCTGGTCCAGAAGCATCGGGCCGGCCGCGAGGTCCGCTACGGCGTCCGACCGGAGCGGCTCGCCGACACCGCGCGCTGGATCGAGGCCACCGCCACCGCCTGGGACCACCGCCTCGACGCGCTCCGGCGGCTGGCCGAAGGTGACGCCGGATCCACAGGGCCCGGAGCCGGGTCCGTCGTGCCCGATGTCTAG
- a CDS encoding SDR family oxidoreductase: METTLQGKVALVAGASRGAGRGIAVELGAAGATVYCTARTTRAQRSEQNLPETIEETAELVTAAGGTGIPVQVDHLVPEQVEALVGRIDAEQGRLDVLVNDIWGGELLFSWDEPLWEHSLEKGLKILRLAIDTHIITSHFALPLLIRTKGGLVVEMTDGTADYNAANYRVSFFYDLAKSSVLRMAFGQAKELAPHQATAVALTPGWLRSELMLSHFGVTEDTWRDALEAEPHFAISETPRYVGRAVAALAADPEVARWNGQSLSSGQLAQVYGFSDLDGSRPDAWRYLVEVQDAGKPADVTGYR, encoded by the coding sequence ATGGAGACAACGCTGCAAGGCAAGGTCGCGCTCGTCGCCGGGGCGTCGCGCGGCGCGGGGCGGGGGATCGCCGTCGAGCTGGGGGCGGCCGGGGCGACGGTGTACTGCACGGCGCGGACGACCCGGGCACAGCGGTCCGAGCAGAACCTGCCCGAGACCATCGAGGAGACCGCCGAGTTGGTCACGGCGGCCGGCGGCACCGGCATCCCGGTGCAGGTCGACCACCTGGTGCCGGAGCAGGTCGAGGCGCTGGTCGGCCGCATCGACGCGGAGCAGGGGCGGCTGGACGTGCTGGTCAACGACATCTGGGGCGGCGAGCTGTTGTTCTCCTGGGACGAGCCACTGTGGGAGCACTCGCTGGAGAAAGGCCTGAAGATCCTCCGGCTCGCCATCGACACCCACATCATCACCAGCCACTTCGCGCTGCCGCTGCTGATCCGCACGAAGGGCGGGCTGGTGGTCGAGATGACGGACGGGACGGCCGACTACAACGCGGCGAACTACCGGGTGTCGTTCTTCTACGATCTCGCGAAGTCGTCGGTGCTGCGCATGGCGTTCGGGCAGGCGAAGGAGCTCGCGCCGCATCAGGCGACGGCGGTGGCGCTGACGCCGGGCTGGCTGCGCTCGGAGCTCATGCTGAGCCACTTCGGCGTGACGGAGGACACCTGGCGCGACGCGTTGGAGGCGGAGCCGCACTTCGCGATCTCCGAGACGCCGCGCTACGTCGGGCGGGCGGTCGCGGCGCTGGCCGCCGACCCGGAGGTCGCGCGGTGGAACGGGCAGTCGCTGTCCAGCGGCCAGCTGGCCCAGGTCTATGGTTTCTCTGACCTCGACGGCAGCCGCCCCGACGCCTGGCGGTACCTGGTGGAGGTGCAGGACGCCGGCAAGCCCGCCGACGTCACGGGCTATCGGTAG
- a CDS encoding Gfo/Idh/MocA family protein, with translation MTRTRWGIIGTGGIAAAFARDLQVVDDAEVVAVGSRSDESASDFAGRLDVARSYGSYEKLVDDPDVDVVYVATPQTAHAANVRLALEAGKPVLCEKPFTVNAAEARDLVELARERGLFLMEAMWTRFLPHFRRIDELLRAGALGEITTVVADHGQAIPADPGHRLQRADLAGGALLDLGIYPVSLASYVLGRPDGVSAAGTLSARGVDAQTSAVFTYASGAHAVVTTTLRARTANRAVITGTEARIEIDDVWYAPTSFSLLRPGAEPERFEPATGGGLRHQAVEVGRLLRDGATESDVMPLDETVAIMATLDEIRRQIGLRFPTE, from the coding sequence ATGACGCGCACCCGCTGGGGCATCATCGGCACCGGCGGCATCGCGGCCGCGTTCGCCCGCGACCTCCAGGTGGTCGACGACGCCGAGGTGGTGGCGGTCGGGTCGCGCAGCGACGAGAGCGCGAGCGACTTCGCCGGCCGGCTCGACGTCGCGCGGTCGTACGGCTCGTACGAGAAGCTGGTCGACGACCCCGACGTCGACGTCGTGTATGTCGCGACCCCGCAGACGGCGCACGCGGCGAACGTCCGGCTCGCGCTCGAGGCCGGCAAGCCGGTGCTGTGCGAGAAGCCGTTCACCGTCAACGCCGCCGAGGCCCGCGACCTCGTCGAGCTGGCGCGCGAGCGCGGGCTGTTCCTGATGGAGGCGATGTGGACGCGGTTCCTGCCGCACTTCCGCCGCATCGACGAACTGCTGCGGGCCGGCGCGCTCGGTGAGATCACGACGGTCGTCGCCGACCACGGGCAGGCCATCCCGGCCGACCCAGGTCACCGCCTGCAGCGGGCCGACCTCGCAGGCGGCGCCCTGCTCGATCTCGGCATCTACCCGGTGTCGCTCGCGTCGTACGTCCTCGGCCGCCCCGACGGCGTCAGCGCGGCGGGCACGCTGTCGGCCCGCGGCGTCGACGCGCAGACGTCGGCCGTGTTCACGTACGCGAGCGGCGCCCACGCCGTCGTCACGACCACGCTGCGGGCGCGGACGGCCAACCGCGCCGTCATCACCGGCACCGAGGCGCGCATCGAGATCGACGACGTCTGGTACGCGCCGACGTCGTTCTCGCTGCTGCGCCCGGGCGCGGAGCCGGAGCGGTTCGAGCCCGCGACGGGCGGCGGCCTGCGTCACCAGGCCGTCGAGGTCGGCCGGCTGCTGCGCGACGGGGCGACGGAGAGCGACGTCATGCCGCTGGACGAGACGGTGGCGATCATGGCGACGCTGGACGAGATCCGCCGGCAGATCGGGTTGCGCTTTCCCACCGAGTAA
- a CDS encoding alpha/beta fold hydrolase yields the protein MTSMLMPGVTEIRHPTPRLAVNTLTVAGRDTGEPVVFVHGNVSSSVFWQPAMLRLPNRFRPIAADLRGFGGTETLPVDATRGVRDYADDVAGLLDLLGLDGVHLVGWSMGGAVVLQLLLDAPARYRSVTLVNPVSPYGFGGTRGADGALADPSAAGSGGGAANPEFVARLRDGDRGDDGALSPRQVMLSSYVKPPFVPEHADAYVESMLTTAVGDDHYPGDAVATDVWPGVGPGTRGVLNTMAPTHLRLDGLDAIDPKPPIRWIRGSDDVIVSDTSLFDLAYLGAIGAVPGWPGDDVAPPQPMVAQTRAVLDAYRASGGVSTETVLDGTAHSPHVEKPDDFVAALVSGLDGP from the coding sequence ATGACATCGATGCTCATGCCGGGCGTGACGGAGATCCGCCACCCGACGCCGCGGCTCGCCGTCAACACACTCACGGTGGCCGGCCGCGACACCGGTGAACCGGTCGTGTTCGTCCACGGCAACGTGTCGTCCAGCGTGTTCTGGCAGCCGGCGATGCTCCGGCTGCCGAACCGGTTCCGCCCGATCGCGGCCGACCTGCGCGGCTTCGGCGGCACCGAGACCCTGCCGGTCGACGCGACCCGCGGCGTGCGCGACTACGCCGACGACGTCGCCGGGTTGCTCGACCTGCTCGGGCTCGACGGCGTGCACCTGGTCGGCTGGAGCATGGGCGGCGCCGTCGTGCTGCAGCTGCTGCTCGACGCGCCGGCGCGGTACCGCTCGGTCACGCTGGTGAACCCGGTGTCGCCGTACGGCTTCGGCGGCACCCGCGGTGCAGACGGCGCGCTGGCCGACCCGTCGGCGGCGGGCTCCGGCGGCGGCGCCGCCAACCCTGAGTTCGTGGCCCGGCTGCGCGACGGCGACCGCGGCGACGACGGCGCGCTGTCGCCCCGGCAGGTCATGCTGTCGTCGTACGTGAAGCCGCCGTTCGTGCCCGAGCACGCCGACGCCTACGTCGAGTCGATGCTGACGACGGCCGTCGGCGACGACCACTATCCCGGCGACGCCGTCGCCACCGACGTCTGGCCGGGGGTCGGGCCGGGCACCCGCGGCGTGCTCAACACCATGGCGCCGACGCACCTGCGGCTGGACGGGCTCGACGCGATCGACCCGAAGCCGCCGATCCGCTGGATCCGCGGCTCCGACGACGTCATCGTCTCCGACACCTCGCTGTTCGACCTCGCGTACCTCGGCGCCATCGGCGCGGTGCCGGGCTGGCCGGGCGACGACGTCGCGCCGCCGCAGCCGATGGTCGCGCAGACCCGCGCCGTCCTCGACGCCTACCGCGCGTCCGGCGGCGTCAGCACCGAGACCGTCCTCGACGGCACCGCGCACAGCCCGCACGTCGAGAAACCGGACGACTTCGTCGCGGCTCTGGTCAGCGGGTTGGACGGGCCATGA
- a CDS encoding alpha/beta hydrolase — MTLGVAVDGGTLAVHELGRGAAGAPVVMALHGITANALAFGAVAQALNGEVRLLAPDLRGRADSRSVRGPWGLAAHAADVVAVLDAARVESAVLLGHSMGAYVAALTAYLYPSRVSSLVLIDGGVGFPAPDGDIDAALEQVIGPAMRRLTMSFPDDDAYLDFWREHPAVGPALAASYGDLLTAYLRHDLVGAGGDRRSSCVLDAVRADGADVLADPLVLRSLRDGTVPATLLYAARGLMDEPQGLLDADRIAAAGLPPTVRVIPAGGVNHYTVLFEPQAVRLIAYAVGTSV, encoded by the coding sequence ATGACGCTGGGGGTCGCGGTCGACGGGGGGACGCTCGCGGTCCACGAGCTGGGGCGCGGTGCGGCCGGCGCTCCCGTCGTCATGGCGTTGCACGGCATCACCGCCAACGCGCTCGCCTTCGGCGCCGTCGCGCAGGCACTGAACGGCGAGGTCCGGCTGCTCGCGCCCGACCTGCGCGGCCGCGCCGACAGCCGGTCGGTGCGCGGGCCGTGGGGGCTGGCCGCGCACGCCGCTGACGTCGTCGCCGTGCTCGACGCCGCGCGGGTCGAGTCGGCCGTGCTGCTGGGTCACTCGATGGGCGCCTACGTGGCGGCGCTGACGGCCTACCTGTACCCGTCGCGGGTGTCGTCGCTGGTCCTGATCGACGGCGGGGTCGGGTTCCCGGCGCCCGACGGCGACATCGATGCCGCTCTGGAGCAGGTGATCGGCCCGGCGATGCGGCGGCTCACGATGAGCTTCCCCGACGACGACGCGTACCTGGACTTCTGGCGCGAGCATCCGGCCGTCGGCCCGGCCCTGGCCGCGTCGTACGGCGACCTGCTGACGGCGTACCTGCGGCACGACCTCGTGGGCGCCGGTGGCGACCGCCGCTCGTCCTGCGTGCTCGACGCGGTGCGGGCCGACGGCGCCGACGTGCTGGCCGACCCGCTCGTCCTGCGGTCGCTGCGCGACGGCACCGTCCCGGCGACGCTGCTGTACGCCGCGCGGGGGCTGATGGACGAGCCGCAGGGCCTGCTCGACGCTGACCGCATCGCGGCGGCCGGCCTGCCCCCGACCGTCCGCGTCATCCCCGCCGGCGGCGTCAATCACTACACCGTCCTGTTCGAACCCCAGGCGGTCCGGCTGATCGCCTACGCCGTCGGCACGTCGGTCTAG